One Bacteroidota bacterium DNA window includes the following coding sequences:
- a CDS encoding DUF2442 domain-containing protein produces the protein MSTLAVKTAASFIKNVWFDDLMLHARFLDGREVSVPLDWFPKLRDANNEQRNNWRLIGEGIGVHWEEIDEDISVESLTNF, from the coding sequence ATGAGTACTTTAGCCGTTAAGACCGCAGCGTCTTTCATAAAAAATGTATGGTTCGACGATTTAATGCTTCATGCCCGTTTCTTAGACGGACGTGAGGTGAGCGTACCCCTCGATTGGTTCCCAAAATTACGAGATGCGAATAATGAGCAGCGTAACAATTGGCGGTTAATAGGTGAGGGTATAGGAGTTCACTGGGAAGAAATTGATGAAGATATTTCTGTCGAATCGCTGACTAATTTTTAA
- a CDS encoding DUF4160 domain-containing protein — protein MPTILRIKNYRFFFFSREFNEPPHIHVESDDNYAKFWLDPVELSRSVGYDARELNDIRKLIITKCILFKEKWNEYFSR, from the coding sequence ATGCCGACGATATTAAGGATTAAAAATTATAGGTTTTTCTTTTTCAGCAGAGAATTTAATGAGCCGCCACATATTCATGTTGAGTCCGATGACAATTATGCAAAATTTTGGCTTGACCCCGTAGAGCTTTCACGGTCAGTCGGTTATGATGCAAGAGAATTAAATGATATTCGTAAATTGATAATAACAAAATGTATTTTATTTAAGGAGAAATGGAATGAGTACTTTAGCCGTTAA
- a CDS encoding type II toxin-antitoxin system RelE/ParE family toxin, which produces MGSYSIHWKESAKRDLRGIDRQQIPRIIDSVSTLSNDPYPKQHRKLLGSESSYRIRIGDYRVIYQVNVHDKIIFIYHVRHRKDVYRKM; this is translated from the coding sequence GGAATCTGCCAAACGAGATTTGAGAGGTATAGACAGACAACAAATCCCGAGGATAATCGATTCGGTTTCAACGCTTTCTAACGACCCATATCCTAAACAACATCGTAAACTTCTTGGTAGTGAATCAAGCTATCGAATACGAATTGGCGACTACCGTGTAATATATCAGGTCAACGTCCATGATAAAATAATTTTCATATATCATGTTCGCCATCGGAAAGATGTCTATCGTAAAATGTGA